One window of the Helicoverpa zea isolate HzStark_Cry1AcR chromosome 7, ilHelZeax1.1, whole genome shotgun sequence genome contains the following:
- the LOC124631715 gene encoding putative per-hexamer repeat protein 5 isoform X2, which yields MKCYLLFLFGISLSVNIRAEDATVSVDKTVWDNIYNAAIIVCACTAKPIPTVPPRVCSNRTRFDSLSVVEVNAAIILCENINAVNIKLTGPPKRNDGTVEPGSGDGTVKPGTNGTVEPGSGDGTVKPGTNGTVEPGSGDGTVKPGTNGTVEPGSGDGTVKSGTNGTVEPGSGDGTVKPGTNGTVEPGSGDGTVKPGTNGTVEPGSGDGTVKPGTNGTVGPGSGDGTVKPGTNGTVEPGSGDGTMKPGTNGTVEPGSGDGTMKPGTNGTVEPGSGDGTMKPGTNGTVKPGTNGTVEPGSGDGTVKPGTNGTVEPGSGDGTVEPGTNGTVKPGTNGTVEPGSGDGTVKPGTNGTVKPGTNGTVEPGSGDGTVKPGTNGTVKPGTNGTVKPGTNGTVKPETNATVKPETNARGTPGSNRTPGSNSGHDAAAGHQVTNKPEPTKVAIHVVVIGVFCAFAAGVLVAIGCKYAYDRYRKRSYVLPPEQGMQM from the exons agTGTAAATATCAGAGCAGAAGATGCCACAGTGTCAGTGGATAAAACTGTCTGGGATAACAT CTACAATGCAGCCATAATTGTATGCGCCTGTACAGC tAAGCCGATTCCAACTGTTCCACCACGAGTG tgtAGCAACCGGACACGTTTTGACAGCTTATCTGTAGTTGA agtcAATGCGGCTATTATACTTTGTGAGAAcataaa tgcTGTCAATATAAAATTGACAGGGCCGCCAAAACGCAACGATGGAACCGTGGAGCCAG GAAGCGGCGATGGAACGGTGAAGCCAGGAACAAATGGCACCGTGGAGCCAGGAAGCGGTGATGGAACGGTGAAGCCAGGTACAAATGGCACCGTGGAGCCAGGAAGCGGCGATGGAACCGTGAAACCAGGAACAAATGGCACCGTGGAGCCAGGAAGCGGTGATGGAACGGTGAAGTCAGGTACAAATGGCACCGTGGAGCCAGGAAGCGGCGATGGAACGGTGAAGCCAGGAACAAATGGCACCGTGGAGCCAGGAAGCGGCGATGGAACGGTGAAGCCAGGAACAAATGGCACCGTGGAGCCAGGAAGCGGCGATGGGACGGTGAAGCCAGGAACAAATGGCACCGTGGGGCCAGGAAGCGGCGATGGAACCGTGAAGCCAGGAACAAATGGCACCGTGGAGCCAGGAAGCGGCGATGGAACCATGAAGCCAGGAACAAATGGCACCGTGGAGCCAGGAAGCGGCGATGGAACCATGAAGCCAGGAACAAATGGCACCGTGGAGCCAGGAAGCGGCGATGGAACCATGAAGCCAGGAACAAATGGCACTGTAAAGCCAGGAACAAATGGCACCGTGGAGCCAGGAAGCGGCGATGGAACCGTGAAGCCAGGAACAAATGGCACCGTGGAGCCAGGAAGCGGCGATGGAACCGTGGAGCCAGGAACAAATGGCACCGTGAAGCCAGGAACAAATGGCACCGTGGAGCCAGGAAGCGGCGATGGAACCGTGAAGCCAGGAACAAATGGCACCGTGAAGCCAGGAACAAATGGCACCGTGGAGCCAGGAAGCGGCGATGGAACGGTGAAGCCAGGAACAAATGGCACCGTGAAGCCAGGAACAAATGGCACCGTGAAGCCAGGAACAAATGGCACCGTGAAGCCAGAAACGAATGCCACCGTGAAGCCAGAAACCAATGCCAGAGGAACACCAGGAAGCAATAGAACGCCAGGAAGCAACAG TGGCCACGATGCAGCAGCTGGTCATCAGGTGACCAACAAGCCAGAGCCGACGAAAGTTGCAATCCATGTCGTGGTAATAGGAGTGTTCTGCGCCTTCGCTGCCGGAGTCCTCGTTGCCATCGGCTGCAAATACGCATACGACCGCTATAGAAAACGATCTTACG TTCTTCCACCGGAGCAGGGCATGCAAATGTGA
- the LOC124631715 gene encoding putative per-hexamer repeat protein 5 isoform X1, translated as MKCYLLFLFGISLSVNIRAEDATVSVDKTVWDNIYNAAIIVCACTAKPIPTVPPRVCSNRTRFDSLSVVEVNAAIILCENINAVNIKLTGPPKRNDGTVEPGSGDGTVKPGTNGTLEPGSGDGTVKPGTNGTVEPGSGDGTVKPGTNGTVEPGSGDGTVKPGTNGTVEPGSGDGTVKSGTNGTVEPGSGDGTVKPGTNGTVEPGSGDGTVKPGTNGTVEPGSGDGTVKPGTNGTVGPGSGDGTVKPGTNGTVEPGSGDGTMKPGTNGTVEPGSGDGTMKPGTNGTVEPGSGDGTMKPGTNGTVKPGTNGTVEPGSGDGTVKPGTNGTVEPGSGDGTVEPGTNGTVKPGTNGTVEPGSGDGTVKPGTNGTVKPGTNGTVEPGSGDGTVKPGTNGTVKPGTNGTVKPGTNGTVKPETNATVKPETNARGTPGSNRTPGSNSGHDAAAGHQVTNKPEPTKVAIHVVVIGVFCAFAAGVLVAIGCKYAYDRYRKRSYVLPPEQGMQM; from the exons agTGTAAATATCAGAGCAGAAGATGCCACAGTGTCAGTGGATAAAACTGTCTGGGATAACAT CTACAATGCAGCCATAATTGTATGCGCCTGTACAGC tAAGCCGATTCCAACTGTTCCACCACGAGTG tgtAGCAACCGGACACGTTTTGACAGCTTATCTGTAGTTGA agtcAATGCGGCTATTATACTTTGTGAGAAcataaa tgcTGTCAATATAAAATTGACAGGGCCGCCAAAACGCAACGATGGAACCGTGGAGCCAGGAAGCGGCGATGGAACGGTGAAGCCAGGAACAAATGGCACCCTGGAGCCAGGAAGCGGCGATGGAACGGTGAAGCCAGGAACAAATGGCACCGTGGAGCCAGGAAGCGGTGATGGAACGGTGAAGCCAGGTACAAATGGCACCGTGGAGCCAGGAAGCGGCGATGGAACCGTGAAACCAGGAACAAATGGCACCGTGGAGCCAGGAAGCGGTGATGGAACGGTGAAGTCAGGTACAAATGGCACCGTGGAGCCAGGAAGCGGCGATGGAACGGTGAAGCCAGGAACAAATGGCACCGTGGAGCCAGGAAGCGGCGATGGAACGGTGAAGCCAGGAACAAATGGCACCGTGGAGCCAGGAAGCGGCGATGGGACGGTGAAGCCAGGAACAAATGGCACCGTGGGGCCAGGAAGCGGCGATGGAACCGTGAAGCCAGGAACAAATGGCACCGTGGAGCCAGGAAGCGGCGATGGAACCATGAAGCCAGGAACAAATGGCACCGTGGAGCCAGGAAGCGGCGATGGAACCATGAAGCCAGGAACAAATGGCACCGTGGAGCCAGGAAGCGGCGATGGAACCATGAAGCCAGGAACAAATGGCACTGTAAAGCCAGGAACAAATGGCACCGTGGAGCCAGGAAGCGGCGATGGAACCGTGAAGCCAGGAACAAATGGCACCGTGGAGCCAGGAAGCGGCGATGGAACCGTGGAGCCAGGAACAAATGGCACCGTGAAGCCAGGAACAAATGGCACCGTGGAGCCAGGAAGCGGCGATGGAACCGTGAAGCCAGGAACAAATGGCACCGTGAAGCCAGGAACAAATGGCACCGTGGAGCCAGGAAGCGGCGATGGAACGGTGAAGCCAGGAACAAATGGCACCGTGAAGCCAGGAACAAATGGCACCGTGAAGCCAGGAACAAATGGCACCGTGAAGCCAGAAACGAATGCCACCGTGAAGCCAGAAACCAATGCCAGAGGAACACCAGGAAGCAATAGAACGCCAGGAAGCAACAG TGGCCACGATGCAGCAGCTGGTCATCAGGTGACCAACAAGCCAGAGCCGACGAAAGTTGCAATCCATGTCGTGGTAATAGGAGTGTTCTGCGCCTTCGCTGCCGGAGTCCTCGTTGCCATCGGCTGCAAATACGCATACGACCGCTATAGAAAACGATCTTACG TTCTTCCACCGGAGCAGGGCATGCAAATGTGA
- the LOC124631715 gene encoding collagen alpha-1(III) chain-like isoform X3 gives MKCYLLFLFGISLSVNIRAEDATVSVDKTVWDNIYNAAIIVCACTAKPIPTVPPRVCSNRTRFDSLSVVEVNAAIILCENINAVNIKLTGPPKRNDGTVEPGSGDGTVKPGTNGTLEPGSGDGTVKPGTNGTVEPGSGDGTVKPGTNGTVEPGSGDGTVKPGTNGTVEPGSGDGTVEPGTNGTVKPGTNGTVEPGSGDGTVKPGTNGTVKPGTNGTVEPGSGDGTVKPGTNGTVKPGTNGTVKPGTNGTVKPETNATVKPETNARGTPGSNRTPGSNSGHDAAAGHQVTNKPEPTKVAIHVVVIGVFCAFAAGVLVAIGCKYAYDRYRKRSYVLPPEQGMQM, from the exons agTGTAAATATCAGAGCAGAAGATGCCACAGTGTCAGTGGATAAAACTGTCTGGGATAACAT CTACAATGCAGCCATAATTGTATGCGCCTGTACAGC tAAGCCGATTCCAACTGTTCCACCACGAGTG tgtAGCAACCGGACACGTTTTGACAGCTTATCTGTAGTTGA agtcAATGCGGCTATTATACTTTGTGAGAAcataaa tgcTGTCAATATAAAATTGACAGGGCCGCCAAAACGCAACGATGGAACCGTGGAGCCAGGAAGCGGCGATGGAACGGTGAAGCCAGGAACAAATGGCACCCTGGAGCCAGGAAGCGGCGATGGAACGGTGAAGCCAGGAACAAATGGCACCGTGGAGCCAGGAAGCGGTGATGGAACGGTGAAGCCAG GAACAAATGGCACCGTGGAGCCAGGAAGCGGCGATGGAACCGTGAAGCCAGGAACAAATGGCACCGTGGAGCCAGGAAGCGGCGATGGAACCGTGGAGCCAGGAACAAATGGCACCGTGAAGCCAGGAACAAATGGCACCGTGGAGCCAGGAAGCGGCGATGGAACCGTGAAGCCAGGAACAAATGGCACCGTGAAGCCAGGAACAAATGGCACCGTGGAGCCAGGAAGCGGCGATGGAACGGTGAAGCCAGGAACAAATGGCACCGTGAAGCCAGGAACAAATGGCACCGTGAAGCCAGGAACAAATGGCACCGTGAAGCCAGAAACGAATGCCACCGTGAAGCCAGAAACCAATGCCAGAGGAACACCAGGAAGCAATAGAACGCCAGGAAGCAACAG TGGCCACGATGCAGCAGCTGGTCATCAGGTGACCAACAAGCCAGAGCCGACGAAAGTTGCAATCCATGTCGTGGTAATAGGAGTGTTCTGCGCCTTCGCTGCCGGAGTCCTCGTTGCCATCGGCTGCAAATACGCATACGACCGCTATAGAAAACGATCTTACG TTCTTCCACCGGAGCAGGGCATGCAAATGTGA